The Suncus etruscus isolate mSunEtr1 chromosome 15, mSunEtr1.pri.cur, whole genome shotgun sequence genome contains the following window.
CCAACCTGGGTGCTCAGGTCCCCCCACCCTCTCTTCTTCCGGAACTGGAAGCCTCCAGGCACCATCAACACACAGATGGTTCCCTCTGGGGCACTGGGGAAATCACCTGAACCCTCAATACCTGTGTCCCAACTTCATCTAAGGGACAGACAGTGACGAAGCTGCTGGTATGCTGGGATGGTTTGAGCCCTGGGCTTCGGAAAGAGCCAGGAAATGTGGTTGTCGTCGTCGTTGTCGTCGTCgtcgtcctcctcctccctcctcttccctcccttctccctccctcctccctctctccctccctcctcctcctcctcctcctctacctcctcctcctcctcctcctcctcctcctcttccttcttcttcttctgggagggtcacacccagcagtgttcagtgattactcctggctctacgctcagaaatcactcctggcaggctcgggggaccacacgggatgccgagatttgaaccactgtccttctgcatgtaaggcaaatgccctacctccatgctatctctctggtccctcctcctcttacttctcttcctcctcttcttcttcctcctcctcctccgcctactccttcttctttttcttctcctcctcctcctcctccttcttcctcttcctcttgctccttcttcttcttgttcttgtcctccctcctcctcctggtGCTCCTCACCTCCTCCActgagatgccaagaatcaaacccagttcagctgtgtgctaggcaagtgccctccccacagtATTATCTCTAGCGTCTCTAAgttttttccttattatttatatatttatttgtaggagccacacctggctgtgctcggggctgattcctggctctgcactcaggaatcaccactggtagtgcttggggggaatttatgggatgttgggggaactgaacctgagtcatttcacacaaggcaagcaccctctccagTGTCCTCTTGTTTTGTCCACCCCCCCAAGTTTTGCTTTAAAGGTCATTTAGGGTGCTTGGCTTTGAGGTACAGGAATTCATCTGCGCTCcaagatattggtgatgggatgggGGCATTCCGGATGATGTCACAGAGCCTTCCCAGGCTAGGGGCAAGGCCCCGCTAGAACTCTGCGTGTCCCTGATTCCAACACCATCTACCAGCAAGGCCTTTCGGGCGGCCCCAACTTCTGAGCCCCATTCTCTCAGGACAGAATGCAAGCAGGGGGGTCCCCACCCAGCACCGTCATCTGAGGCCTGTCCTTGAGCCCCACTTTCCCCCCAAACCCACCTGCTCGCCCTCCCTGCTCACGCCCTCGGAAATGCCCCAACTTCTTCTCAAGAGGAAGGCCAGGGAGGACACCGTCATGCTGATACCAAGCCGGACCCGGGGGTCCCCACCGCTGCTCGGGGGGGCAGCCCTGGTGCTCTGGACGCTACTGGTCCCCGCCCAGGCGGTGGTGAGGGCCGTGCTGGATTGGAACTCGAGCTCCGTGGACTTTCCAGACATGCCAGCTCTGTTCGGAGAGCCCTTGGCACAGAGTGGTGTCCGTGGCTACCTGATGGAGGCCAAGCCGGCCAACGGCTGCCACCCTCTGGAGAAACCCGGGCTGCCCCCCAACGGCTCGCTGGGGGCCATCGTGCTGATCCAGCGCTACGACTGCACCTTCGACCTCAAGGTCCTCCACGCCCAGCAGGCCGGGTTCGAGGCGGCCATCGTGCACAATGTCCGCTCCGACGAGTTGGTGCGGATGGCCCACGTATATGAGGACCTGCGGCGCCAGATCTTCATTCCCTCCGTGTTCGTGGGCGAGGCCGCTTCGCAGGACCTCAGGGGCCTGGTGCGATGCGACAAGTCTGCCCATGTCCTGCTGCTGCCCGACTACCCACCCTGCCCGCACCACTACTGCCACCCGCTCCTGGTCCTCTCCTGGGCCCTGGGCCGCGCCCTTGCGCTGCTGGCCTCGTCCTTCTTGCTGGTGAGACGCCTGGCCAGCTGGTTGTGGGGTCCCGGCCGTGTCCAGAGGCTCGGAACAGCAGTGCCCAGGATCCCGATGACCACCCCGGTGCCTGCCACCTGCGCCTCCCTCCAGGCCGGGCAGAAGGCCCAAGTGCGCACCTTTACGCGGCGCCACGACCTCTGTGCCATCTGCCTGGACGAATACGAGGAAGGCGACCGGCTCAAGATCCTGCCCTGTGCCCACACGTACCACTGTCGCTGCATCGACCCCTGGTTCTCGCAGGCGGCCCAGCGAGCCTGTCCCGTGTGCAAGCAGGCGGTGGCGGCCACCGAGGAGGCCTCCGACTCGGCCCTGGGGAACCAGGCAACGGACGACGAGGGTGCCTCCCTGCCCGGACACAAGCCCCCCATCTGGGCCATCCAGGCCAGGCTGCGTGCCAGGCGCTTGGAGCTCTTGGCACACACTGGGCCGCAGGGCCGGGGAGGGGACGCGCCCCCCAGGGCGGCCGAGATGCCCCCTTCAAGGGCCCCTGAGCAGCTCTGAGTGTCCCTGGACGCAGTGCAGCATGGCCTCTCTCCTGTCACCACCGTCAGGGCCTGGATGGCGCGTGGCAGGCTGGAAggcaagtctctctctctctctctcactctgcgGAGAATAAAGTGGGTTTGGACGTGGATGTTGGGTGTCCCTGGCTCTGGGGTCCTCTCCCCGCACCCACCACTAACTACTCCCATCTTTCCAGCCTCAGGGAGCAAAGCTGAGCATACACCCCTGGGCACCCCCCAAACAGGATCCAGGTTCTAGCTGTGAGCGAGGAGATTTGGGTGAGGCCAGAGTGGCTGCACATGGGGAGGGCGTTTGACTTGCgtgtagctgactcaggttcaatccctggcatcccatatgggtctcccgagcctgccaggagcaatttctgagcccagagccaggaggaactcctgagcgccgccaggtatggtcccaaattaaaacaaaagaaagggggccggtgaggtggcgctagaggtaaggtgtctgccttgcaagcgctagccaaggaaggaccgagaccatggttcgatcccccagcgtcccatatggtccccccaagccaggagcaatttctgagcgcttagccaggagtaacccctgagcatcaaatgggtgtggcccaaaaacaccaaaaaaaaaaaaaaaagaagatttgagGGTGCCAGAGGGAGGGTCTTGGGGGTGTCTGGCTCTCCCTATCTGTGTGGAGTCTCAGACACAGGGTCCCCCAGTTTGTGGAGTCAGGGAGGGGGGTGCTCGCTCCACTGGTTCTGTAGGATTTGCTTCAAAgctttgaattttgtttgtttttttttgtttgtttgtttgtttttgggccacacccggcggtgctcaggggttactcctggctgtctgctcagaaatagctcctggcaggcacaggggaccatatgggacgtcgggattcgaaccaaccaccttaggtcctggatcggctgcttgcaaggcaaacaccgctatgctatctctccggcccctgaattattttttaatgaataaacttTGTCCAGAGGAGTAACTCCAGATGTGCAGAGGCGCCTCTAGGAATTCCAGAAAGTTCTCTCTTGCCCCTTTCCCCAAGTAAGGCAAGAACGGGCCAGAGTTGGACAGTATGACACTGGGAGTTGGGGGaagatgctggccttgcacatggcggacccgggtttgatttcccTTATTCTAAAAaatcccccagccctgccaggaataataatccctaaatgtagagccaggagtcagccctggtgctgtgtgtcctctctttcATCTGTGTGTCCTCTGTTGTGTCTCCTGTCTTCCCTTCTCCTGTTCTGTCCtctgctgtctgtctgtctccttgtctgtctgtccctctcctgctCTGTCCTCTCTGCTGTCTGGCTGTTCCCTCTCCTGTCCCTTCTATCTGTCCCCACTCCTGTCTGCTGTTCCTTCTCCCATTTGTCTCATGTCTGTCTGttccctctctgtctgtctttccccTCTCCTGTCTATCTCCCCATGAAGGGGCCTCTGATTGGCAACCTCCTTGCCCCCCCAGCTGCCAGGCCGGGCACTTGTCCAGCAGGAGAactgcacactgccaacctgagcCACCTGCCAGGCTGTGTGCCAGCCCCCGTCCTGGCCCCATCTCTGgagcaccccacccccaccccttcagTCGCTCCTGTTTCTGCCTGTCTAAGGGTCAGAGTAGCCCTAGGAGGCTGAGACCTGCTGATGAGCACTGACTCAGGAGTGACCATCAACCTCTCCCTGGCCCTCCCATGGCTGGGCTCTGTCTTTGTCTGGGGGGTGGAGGTGCTGGGCCCTGACTGGCCATGCTTAGAGCCTATTCCAGGCTCCTTGggcaggagttattcttggcaggGTACAAGGGACCATGTAGGGTTCTCCGGGTGGTTCAAACTTTACagatcggggggggggggggcaggaactAGAGCACaccagggagggcgtttgccttgcacatggtcgacccagatttgattcctggtatcccatagggtcccccaagcctgccaggagtaatcctcagTGCAGAACCGGAAGTACCtgcgagtgccactgggtatggccccaaaacaaagccaacCAACCAAGCAAGAATATCTTGGTTCGGAGCTAtaagacagcagggagggcacttgccttgcacatggccaactaggGTTTCATCCTGGgtatccatagggtcccctaagcatttttattcttattattaatttgttctttggacccatacctagcaatgctcagggaatactcctggctctgcactcaggaaatcatacctggcagtgctcaggggaccctatgggatgccgggaatcgaacttggatcagctgcgtacaaagtaaacaccctccccattttgctatcgctccagccaggCAGTGATCTTTTTCACCTTCTCGCTTCCACACCTTCTGCTCCTAATGATACAACCACAGAGTTTGAGGCTCTGTGCCACTCACAACCAGCATCGGGCGCAGCAGCCAAGGTGACAGCAGCGCCACAGAGGCTGGCAGCCAAGCAAGATGTGGGGTGCAAAGGTGGTGACTCATCGTCACCCCTTTTCCCTTTACACCCTCCTCCCTCCAACCCATCCGGACTCCTGGCTTGGTCCTCTTCCCTGCACACCCCTCCCCTCCAAGCCTCCCCCTCTCAGGTCCAGGAGGGGGAGGACGGGTTGGGGGACAGATGGCCGCCTTCCTCACCCAGCACTCTGACAGATAATTAACGCTGCCTGTAATTAAACTTTCCACAAATTAGCTGTCAGCTCTGCGAAAGGAAACCGTCCCTCTTCAAATGCCACCTTGACTTGCTGAATTGTGCGTCTTGTCGACAAAATAATTAGAGGCAGAGAGGGAGGCCACCCAAAACGGGAGTCTTCCCCTGTGACATGCTGTCTCCCCCCAATATCTCTATCTGGGTTCAGTTCGAAAGGCACCGCCCTGGGATGTGGATCCAGCAAGACTCTCTTCATTTTCCTCTGGAATCCATcatggaagggatttttgtttgtttgtttttgtttggatttggggggggtccacacccagcagcactcaggggctactcttggctttgtgatcagaaatcactcctggcagactcagggaaccaaatgggatgctggggaacaaacccagatcggctgcatgcaaagcaaatgttctatctgctgtgctattgctctggcccagggagagagatatatattttttggagggccacacccatttgatgctcaggggttcctcctggctatgccctcagaaattgctcctgacttagggggaccatatgggatgctggaggatcaaactgctgttcgtcctaggctagcacttgcaaggcacatagatatcttacctctagcaccaccgcttcggccccattttttttgtttgtttgtttttgggccacatccggcagtgctcaggggttactcctggctgtctgctcagaaatagctcctagcaggcatgggggaccatatgggacaccgggattcgaaccaaccaccttaggtcctggatcagttacttgcaaggcaaacaacgctgtgctatctctccgggcccccattattttttttaatgaggtgaCAGGCATAGTGCTCAGTGCAGCCAGAACACCAGAAGCAAGCATCCTGCAAACCTGTCCTCCCTGGATTTTTCAAGTTCCACCTGTAttttctcaaaaaccaaaaggaaaccaaattatgAGGCGAGGGCCAGGATAGAGGAGAAGCCAGGATGTGCAAAGGTCTGAGGCTGGACCACACTGGATGAGGATGGGCCAGGGAGGCAGAGGATGTGGAGGGCATGTGTATGGGACAAGGGTGGGAGGTCAGGGGTGGGTTATTTGGATGAGAGGTGACAGCGCTGAGGACATGGCATTGGGGGGATCAGattgagagcacagcagggagggcatcttctttgcatgtggccatcccgggtttgatctccagcatcccatatggccccctgagcaccaccaggagtaattcctgagtacagagccaaaagtaacccctaagttgccgggtgtgccccccaagcaaaaacccaaataacaaaaaccccaaataaacaaaaggaatagCACTTGGAGGGAGAGAAAATATCTCAGCTTGGAAGCAGGTGAAAAAtgccaggaatgtttcctgagcacagagccaggagtcacccctgagcactgttgggtgtaaccccaaCCCTTCCACACACCCCAACAAAAGGATCCCAAGGACCCAGCCATCATTTTCCCAGGAGTGTCGAGTCTGCTGGAGTGACAGGCAGCCTCTAAAGATGATGATGCTTGTAGCTGCCCTGTTGGCAAGAGGCCAACTAATAGAATGTTCTAGAATGTTCCAGGGGCCAGGGACTGCAGTCCATCCATTCAGACATTGTCAGCAGCCTGGAGATACCAAACAGGGACAGTTCTGTTCAGTTTGTTCATAGTCACTTTTAAACTAGGCAGGGGCAGGATGATAGCACaatgaggcatctgccttgtacgcggttgacttgggttccatctacagcatcccatagggtcccccaaacactaccaggagtgattcctgagcacagagccaggagtcagccctgagcacagctggtgtgccccccccaaaaggcaGCATACATGATATGGAGGTAATGGGTAATATTGGGActaggaggggtgaggagagcAGATACTGGGAAGGTCCTCTCTTCCAGGAATTCCTCTGGGTGATGGAATGAGTTATACCCAGAATAAGGGTGCAGAGAGGGGGGCCTTATTCCTCACTCCCACAATGAAAGGGAATGGGGGGGTCATCATACCAGTAATATTCAAAAAAGACAGCCACAgccacacaaaaataaacaaatatgaatttaaaaa
Protein-coding sequences here:
- the ZNRF4 gene encoding E3 ubiquitin-protein ligase ZNRF4, whose protein sequence is MLIPSRTRGSPPLLGGAALVLWTLLVPAQAVVRAVLDWNSSSVDFPDMPALFGEPLAQSGVRGYLMEAKPANGCHPLEKPGLPPNGSLGAIVLIQRYDCTFDLKVLHAQQAGFEAAIVHNVRSDELVRMAHVYEDLRRQIFIPSVFVGEAASQDLRGLVRCDKSAHVLLLPDYPPCPHHYCHPLLVLSWALGRALALLASSFLLVRRLASWLWGPGRVQRLGTAVPRIPMTTPVPATCASLQAGQKAQVRTFTRRHDLCAICLDEYEEGDRLKILPCAHTYHCRCIDPWFSQAAQRACPVCKQAVAATEEASDSALGNQATDDEGASLPGHKPPIWAIQARLRARRLELLAHTGPQGRGGDAPPRAAEMPPSRAPEQL